GGCTGGCTTTGTATGCGGCGGGGTAATTAGAGGGTTGTTGGTGGGCTTTATTGTAACCTGCTTGTCGCTTATTTTTACCAGCTTGCCGATGCATAATCTGGGTATCACCATGTTGGCCGTGCTAATGACTGCGGTGCTATTTTCCCTTGGCGGTTTTATCAATGCTCTTTATGCCAATAGTTTTGATGATGTTTCAATTATTCCTACCTTTGTATTGACACCATTGACCTATCTTGGAGGGGTGTTTTATTCCGTTAATGTATTGCCTGAATTTTGGGCCGGGCTATCTGAATTAAACCCAATACTCTATATGGTCAATACGTTTCGTTATGGCATTCTGGGGTATTCTGATGGAATTCCTGTTGTTCAGGCGCTACTGATGATTGCGTTTTTAACGGTGGTTGTGTTTTGTTTTACTCTGTTTCTTCTACGCAGAGGCACGGGGTTACGGCATTAGGAGTGTTAGAGATGGGTAATAATGTGCACGATTCGCCTCTGGGAAAAGTCTCCGACTACGTAGCCGAGTATGATCCTGAGTTGCTTCATCCCATAGCACGGCAGGGTAATCGAGCTGGCATTGGTATCGATATTAGGCTGCCTTTTTATGGGGTTGATATTTGGAACGCATACGAGCTTTCCTGGCTTAATCAGAAAGGTAAGCCTCAGGTAGCGGTTGCTCGTTTTAGTATTCCCTGTAACTCACCCAATATCATCGAATCAAAATCTTTCAAACTGTACCTGAATTCATTTAATCAGACATCCTTCGAAAATGCCCGGCTATTGAAAGAGGTCCTAAAGAAAGATTTGTCAGTTGCAGCAGGGGCTACTGTTGAGGTCGAACTGCTGACCCACGAGATGCTCACTAATGAAGGTTTATCACAGCCCAAAGGTTTCTGTATTGACGAGCTGGATGTTGAAATCAGTTGCTATGAAGTAAATACAGAATTGTTAATGGCGGGCGGTGGTGTTATTGAAGAAGCACTGTACAGCCGTTTGTTAAAATCTAACTGTCCGGTGACAGGTCAACCAGACTGGGCGACGCTGATGATCCAATACAAGGGGGCGCCTCTTTGTCATGAATCGCTGTTGAAATATATTGTCTCTTTCCGACAACATAGCGATTTTCATGAGCATTGCATTGAGCGTATTTTCGTTGATCTGCAGGCTATTACCCAGGCTCAATCGTTGGTTGTTGAGGGGCGTTATGTCAGAAGGGGAGGGCTAGATATTAACCCTTGCCGATCATTGGAATCCAAGACGTTTTTTGATCGGCGTTTGTCGGTTCAGTGAGTCATCTGCTCTGCTAAAGAATGACTCGCTCTTTTAGGCGTATGGCGGCAATTTGAAGTGCTTTCACCACCCTGGCCTTGTCATAACTCTTGATTTTCTCGGTGTCCAGGTACATCGAGAAGCCGTCGACCTGATGTTCAATAAAGCTTTGCTCGGCTCCCAGATCGCGCCGGAAATCGACAACCTGGAAGGTGGGCACAGGTCGGCTGAAACCTTTGACTTCGAGAGCGCCTTTGTCACGACACATGATCACATCTTTGATCATGGAATAGGTTTCATAGGAGATAAGAATCTGCCCTGGCTCAGCATTGCTTTCCAGGCGGCTGGCCAAATTGACCTCTTTTCCGATAATGGTGTAATCCATTCGGCTGGTTGCGCCGAAATTACCAACGGTACAGAATCCTGTGTTGATTCCCATGCGTATCTGCAGGGGCTTCTGGATGCCCTGGCTTAGCCAGCGTTGGCGTAATACTTTCATATGCTTGCGCATCGCAATAGCCATGGAGACGGCTGCCAGGGCGTCACGCTTGGCCCCGCCACTTTTACTATCGCCAAAGAAGACCATAATGGCGTCGCCGACAAATTTGTCGATGGTGCCACCGTATTTAAGGGCGATATTGGACATCTCAGTCAAATAGTTATTAAGCAGTTCGGTCAGCTCCTCAGATTCCATCTCCTCGGAAAGCTCGGTAAATCCCTTGATGTCACTGAAGAACACGGTTAGACGCTTGCGCTGTGTTTCCAGGTTACCTTCTTCGCTGGAGAAAAGGGATTCCCAGACTACCGGAGATAAATAGCGACTCAACTTGCTCATTAAACGAATGGTGCGTTCTTTCTCATCTTTCAATTGTTGCTGACTGATCTCCAGGCGGTGTTTGCGTTGGTAGATCTCTTTACCGATGACCGCCAGATATAATCCGGCACTGACGCCGGTAATGAGCAAACAGAAAAGGGGAGCGGTCAGAATGATTTCAGGCTGGAACAGGAAAAAGGTAATGGCCAGGCTGGAGAGTAAAAACAGGCATAAAGAGGGAAGGAAGCGCGCTCCTGAATAGGTAAGGTTGTTAAGGACAATTAACATTACCAGAATAATGCTTGGGGCGGGCATCAAGCCCCAGGCGGCGATTAAACCGCCGATATTGATGCCATCAAGGCTTGCAGCCAGGTGGCTATCTTTGAAGCGTGCGATGCCCGGTAATCTGAACAGGAGAGGGTATAGCAGTAAGCCAGGCATTAACCAGACCAGCAGAGCCGGAACGACATTGTCATAATAGGCAGCCGCCAGGGTTGTGGTGGCAGTCAGATAGATTAGAAAGCGCGAATAGAAAGCGGGCGTTTCATCCCGGGGCTCAATTGTATTTTTGTTGTTTCCCGTCATGCGAATGCTGGTCAGCTCGATAGGATAGATAAGCGGTTAATAGTAAAGGGGAATGGTTTTAATCTCCAGTCTTTAGGGCGACAGAGGGATTCTTTAGCTGATCTCTTTTGAGGGGGTGAGCGGGTTCAGTTGGGCAATCGGCTGGGGTGTCAGTAGTTCTAGCATATCGGCGTTTTCGAGCGATGAAGGCACCGCCTTGAGTGAGGAGAGTAATGCCTGTTTAAGGCTTATTTGGTGAGCCGGTGAAACGTAAATAGGCGGCAGATCCCGATGAATTCTTAACAAGGCACCGTAGGTTTGTTCGCCACTACTAAGGGGGATCCAGCTGCCACGCTGTCTTCTCATTCTACGGGTGACGGGGGAGTTGGGTGCTGCTCGCCAACCGACGGTAGGGATATTACTCATCAAGCCAATATGGCTAGCGAGTCCAAATCGTTCGGACCCCGTGACGCCGCGGCCATCGCAGATGATCAGATCAGGTTGGTTTTTCAATGCTTCCAGCGCTTTCAGGACGACGGGAGCTTTGCGAAATGAGAGGAGCCCCGGAATGGGCGGGAAATCGAGCCTTTGGGTGGCGCTATGCCGTTCTATTACTTTGAAATCCGGAAGCCTGAAAAGAGTGACATTGGCGGTACTGTACTCATCGTCCAGGTTGTAAAGCAGCTGAGCACGGGCTATACAGGATACTTTATATGAAGGTTGGTCATCCAGAATAATCCAGGCGCTAAGGCTTTTTTGAATAGAAGCCGCCTGGGTTTCTGTGATGTTCCAAGGGTGTAGGGTGTTAATTTTCATATTGAGCCATGTATTTTAAGGCACATAATATAGCTAGTCTCCGCCAAGCAGGGAAGGGAATGCGTGCGTAGATTGGTACCAGACTTAAATGGTAAAGATTGTTAGCAGCATTCACAGCTGGAGCGGACGAACTAGTCTCCTGTCGGGTTATAGATTTCGCTATATTAAGTTGAATTTGGAATAAAGTGGAGTCGAACCGTTAAATAATTCGACAGTTCTACAATCGCTGCATACACTGAATTGTGCCGTTTTCTCGGCATATTAGGGCTGCAACCCTCGTTATTGCTTAATTGCAGAATAAGAAGGGGCCGGAGTTAAAATGGACTTTATCATCCAGGCCAGCTATGGATCGCTGGCTGCTGTCTATGCTGTGTTGCTACTGCTTACCTTTTATCGGGTCAGTGGCGAGTTGCTGTGGCATTTCAGGGCATTATGCCTGGCCTCAATTCTTTGGGCTTTTTCACTTTCTTACGCCGCATCCACCTCGTCTTGGTTGTTCGCTGACAGTTGGCCTTTGGAGACCGTGCGTAACCTCGTTTTGACCCTGTTGTTTTTCCGTTTATGGGTTAACCCAGTGGTCTGGCCAAGGGTATTGCTCTACGTAATGCTGACGGGCTTGCTATTGCTGGATCTTATACCCGAGCTCCGCCAATGGTTGATTCTGTCGGGCTCAGCCGATTTACGCTTATCAGGCCATCTTGTCATCACCATTACGTTATTGATTGTTCTCGAACAGGTATATGCCGGGGTCGACAATGAGCGAAGGTGGGCCGTAAAGCACTTTTTTCTCGGTTTGCTTGCAATTCTGTTTTTTGATCTTGTGTTGTATGCGGAAGCAGTGCTCTACCAGCACCTTAACGATGCATTGATCGCTGCCCGAGGGCTTGCAAATTTACTGATTATCCCTCTATTTATTCTAGCCGGCTTAAGAAACCCCCACTGGGATGCAAAGCTTGTGGTGTCTCATCAGGCGGCTTTTAGAACGGCCTCTTTGTTGTTGGTTGGGGGGTATTTGTTGGTTGTGGCGATTGCTGGCTTTTATGTCAGGGATTTTGGCGGGCGGTGGGGTGACCTCTTATTATTGCTGTTGCTATTTACAGCGTCGATTGGGCTGTTTCTGATAGTGACTTCAGGGCAGTTGAGATCAGCACTGTCCGTTGTTATCGCCAAGCATTTTTTTCGGCTCAAATACGATTATAGGGACCAGTGGATTAAGGTCACAAGAGCATTGGGAGGCGGGGGAGTCGATGCAAGTTTGCAGGACCGCTGCTTGAAGGTTATGTGCGACGCACTGGATAGTCGAGGTGCTTTGCTGTGGAAATCTGATGGTGAAAATGCGTATGTCGCCTGTGGTTTCTGGAATATGCTGCGATCTCGATATGAAAATGAAGCCTTACCCAGAAGTGTTATTGGCTTTTTAGCGCAATACGGTTGGGTGATAGATCTTGAAGAGTATCGATCGTATCCGGAACGGTACCCTGAAGACCTGGATCTTGGTTATATGGTGGATGATGAGGATCTATGGTTGATAGTACCCTTATTGTCTGAGTCTGATCTGTATGGGGTGGTTGTCTTGGCGGCGCCACGATCTTTCAGGGAAATAGGCTGGGAAGATCATGATTTTATTAAATTAGTTGCACAGCAGGTATCAAGTTATTTATCGCTTGCTGATGCGCATAATGCGTTATCTGAAGCCAAGCAATTTGAAGCGTTTAATCGAGTGTCTGCGTTTGTTGTGCATGATTTGAAAAATATAAGTGCTCAGCTGACTTTACTGCATGACAATATGAAAATACACCGAAACAATCCCGATTTTATTGATGATTGCATTGATACCATTTCCCATGCGACAGGAAAAATGGATCGTATGCTGGATCATTTAAATGGTGATTCGATTAGCGAAAGAAATTTGGTCAATGTGGCTTTGTCAGAACAGGTCGCTGCAATTAGCGGACGCTTTAAAGGAACATGCCGAGAAATCTATCTGAATGTATTGGAAAGTGACTTGAATGTGACTCTGGATGAGCAGAGATTTTCATCGGCTGTTGAAAACTTAATAAAGAATGCAGTTGAATCGGCCGGGACTGAAGGGCATGTCCGAGTGTCAGTAGGTGTTAGGGAAAACGAAGGGCAAGCCTATGTTTGTGTGGAAGATGATGGCCCAGGAATGACTGAAGAGTTTGTTGATAATTCATTGTTTCATCCCTTTAAAACAACTAAAGGAAATGCAGGAATGGGGATAGGATTGTTTGATGCAAAAGAGTTTATGAAAAGCATAGGAGGTGATGTTGTGGTTGATAATAGAGACTCCGGATGGACCCGGTTTACGCTATTATTTCCTATTTCGAGTTGTTTTAATCAGAAGGCTTCGGCTAGAGGTTCGGTATGACAGAAAAACGTGCACTGCTAGTCATAGAGGATGATCCTGGGTTACAAAAACAGCTGAAGTGGTCGTTGGGTGATTATGAAGTTTCCATTGCAGAAGATATGGGCAGTGCTTTGGCGAAATTGAAAAAAATTGAACCCGCTGTAGTTACCCTCGATCTGGGGTTGCCGCCTGATCCTGCAAATGCGACGGCTGGTTTGGCGTTGCTGGATAGCCTTTTGCAGGCTCGACCTGTTACCAAAGTGATTGTTGTTACGGGAAATAATGAGCGAGAAAATGCAAT
Above is a genomic segment from Aestuariirhabdus haliotis containing:
- a CDS encoding ABC transporter permease; amino-acid sequence: MKPADAWIAFLTIAHKEVRRFLRIWPQTLLPPAITMVLYFVIFGSVIGSRIGEMGGFSYMEYVVPGLIMMSVITNSYGNVASSFYSNKFQRSVEEILVSPVPDYLMLAGFVCGGVIRGLLVGFIVTCLSLIFTSLPMHNLGITMLAVLMTAVLFSLGGFINALYANSFDDVSIIPTFVLTPLTYLGGVFYSVNVLPEFWAGLSELNPILYMVNTFRYGILGYSDGIPVVQALLMIAFLTVVVFCFTLFLLRRGTGLRH
- the queF gene encoding NADPH-dependent 7-cyano-7-deazaguanine reductase QueF (Catalyzes the NADPH-dependent reduction of 7-cyano-7-deazaguanine (preQ0) to 7-aminomethyl-7-deazaguanine (preQ1) in queuosine biosynthesis); translated protein: MGNNVHDSPLGKVSDYVAEYDPELLHPIARQGNRAGIGIDIRLPFYGVDIWNAYELSWLNQKGKPQVAVARFSIPCNSPNIIESKSFKLYLNSFNQTSFENARLLKEVLKKDLSVAAGATVEVELLTHEMLTNEGLSQPKGFCIDELDVEISCYEVNTELLMAGGGVIEEALYSRLLKSNCPVTGQPDWATLMIQYKGAPLCHESLLKYIVSFRQHSDFHEHCIERIFVDLQAITQAQSLVVEGRYVRRGGLDINPCRSLESKTFFDRRLSVQ
- a CDS encoding adenylate/guanylate cyclase domain-containing protein, which codes for MTGNNKNTIEPRDETPAFYSRFLIYLTATTTLAAAYYDNVVPALLVWLMPGLLLYPLLFRLPGIARFKDSHLAASLDGINIGGLIAAWGLMPAPSIILVMLIVLNNLTYSGARFLPSLCLFLLSSLAITFFLFQPEIILTAPLFCLLITGVSAGLYLAVIGKEIYQRKHRLEISQQQLKDEKERTIRLMSKLSRYLSPVVWESLFSSEEGNLETQRKRLTVFFSDIKGFTELSEEMESEELTELLNNYLTEMSNIALKYGGTIDKFVGDAIMVFFGDSKSGGAKRDALAAVSMAIAMRKHMKVLRQRWLSQGIQKPLQIRMGINTGFCTVGNFGATSRMDYTIIGKEVNLASRLESNAEPGQILISYETYSMIKDVIMCRDKGALEVKGFSRPVPTFQVVDFRRDLGAEQSFIEHQVDGFSMYLDTEKIKSYDKARVVKALQIAAIRLKERVIL
- a CDS encoding endonuclease V is translated as MKINTLHPWNITETQAASIQKSLSAWIILDDQPSYKVSCIARAQLLYNLDDEYSTANVTLFRLPDFKVIERHSATQRLDFPPIPGLLSFRKAPVVLKALEALKNQPDLIICDGRGVTGSERFGLASHIGLMSNIPTVGWRAAPNSPVTRRMRRQRGSWIPLSSGEQTYGALLRIHRDLPPIYVSPAHQISLKQALLSSLKAVPSSLENADMLELLTPQPIAQLNPLTPSKEIS
- the prsK gene encoding XrtA/PEP-CTERM system histidine kinase PrsK; the encoded protein is MDFIIQASYGSLAAVYAVLLLLTFYRVSGELLWHFRALCLASILWAFSLSYAASTSSWLFADSWPLETVRNLVLTLLFFRLWVNPVVWPRVLLYVMLTGLLLLDLIPELRQWLILSGSADLRLSGHLVITITLLIVLEQVYAGVDNERRWAVKHFFLGLLAILFFDLVLYAEAVLYQHLNDALIAARGLANLLIIPLFILAGLRNPHWDAKLVVSHQAAFRTASLLLVGGYLLVVAIAGFYVRDFGGRWGDLLLLLLLFTASIGLFLIVTSGQLRSALSVVIAKHFFRLKYDYRDQWIKVTRALGGGGVDASLQDRCLKVMCDALDSRGALLWKSDGENAYVACGFWNMLRSRYENEALPRSVIGFLAQYGWVIDLEEYRSYPERYPEDLDLGYMVDDEDLWLIVPLLSESDLYGVVVLAAPRSFREIGWEDHDFIKLVAQQVSSYLSLADAHNALSEAKQFEAFNRVSAFVVHDLKNISAQLTLLHDNMKIHRNNPDFIDDCIDTISHATGKMDRMLDHLNGDSISERNLVNVALSEQVAAISGRFKGTCREIYLNVLESDLNVTLDEQRFSSAVENLIKNAVESAGTEGHVRVSVGVRENEGQAYVCVEDDGPGMTEEFVDNSLFHPFKTTKGNAGMGIGLFDAKEFMKSIGGDVVVDNRDSGWTRFTLLFPISSCFNQKASARGSV